One genomic window of Mustela lutreola isolate mMusLut2 chromosome 14, mMusLut2.pri, whole genome shotgun sequence includes the following:
- the KIAA0040 gene encoding uncharacterized protein KIAA0040 homolog, with amino-acid sequence MEKISSFFNIIWDTILTKHQEGLFNTICLGILLGLPLLVVITFLFICCHCCWSRSGKNGLQPDGNKGKKRKKKKKKAEEDLWISAQPKLLQMEKRPSLPV; translated from the coding sequence ATGGAGAAAATCAGCTCCTTCTTCAACATCATTTGGGACACCATTTTGACCAAACACCAAGAGGGCCTCTTCAACACCATCTGCCTGGGCATCCTTCTGGGGCTGCCACTGCTAGTGGTCATCACATTCCTCTTCATCTGTTGTCATTGCTGCTGGAGCCGGTCAGGCAAGAATGGCCTACAGCCAGACGGAAACaaggggaaaaagaggaagaagaagaagaagaaggctgaAGAAGACCTCTGGATCTCTGCACAGCCCAAGCTTCTCCAGATGGAAAAGAGGCCATCACTGCCTGTCTAG